One Aliidiomarina minuta genomic region harbors:
- a CDS encoding ion transporter translates to MQRQDFRHWQAQFLRLRSNKIFETVVIAIIVLSALMVGAKTYEETNRFATILNFMDWFVTLFFLLEISIRLVAEPRLRDFFKSGWNIFDFIIVVASLLPVESSETVLIARLLRVFRVLRLVSMVPELRMLMNALLKALPRMGYVALFMFIIFYIYGAVGSFMFHDVNPFYWDNIAISVLTLFRIATFESWTAIMYETMEVYPLSWIYYVSFIFLSAFIFLNMMIGIVLEVMQKESAAFEVEQGEGEAADIKYLRQHVTDMQSQLSRMESMLEKQSERRE, encoded by the coding sequence ATGCAAAGGCAAGACTTTAGACATTGGCAGGCGCAGTTCTTGCGCCTGCGTTCAAATAAGATATTTGAAACTGTAGTGATAGCCATTATTGTGCTGTCAGCGTTAATGGTGGGCGCAAAAACCTACGAAGAAACCAATAGGTTTGCGACCATCCTCAATTTTATGGACTGGTTCGTCACACTTTTTTTCCTGCTTGAAATCAGTATTCGTCTGGTGGCCGAACCCAGGCTGCGCGACTTCTTTAAATCAGGCTGGAATATTTTCGACTTTATTATTGTGGTCGCAAGCCTGCTGCCGGTAGAAAGCAGTGAAACCGTATTGATTGCAAGACTACTGCGGGTTTTCCGTGTACTTCGGCTGGTCTCTATGGTGCCTGAACTACGCATGCTCATGAATGCCTTATTAAAGGCTCTACCGCGCATGGGCTACGTGGCACTTTTTATGTTTATTATTTTCTATATTTACGGAGCCGTTGGCAGCTTCATGTTTCATGATGTCAATCCGTTTTATTGGGATAACATTGCTATTTCAGTGCTTACTCTGTTTCGTATTGCCACCTTTGAGAGCTGGACGGCAATTATGTATGAAACTATGGAGGTCTACCCGCTCTCCTGGATTTATTATGTTTCCTTTATTTTCCTCAGTGCCTTTATCTTCCTTAACATGATGATAGGAATCGTGCTTGAGGTGATGCAAAAAGAAAGTGCGGCATTTGAAGTCGAGCAGGGCGAAGGAGAAGCTGCGGATATTAAATACCTGCGGCAGCACGTCACTGATATGCAATCACAGCTATCGCGGATGGAAAGCATGCTGGAAAAGCAGTCTGAACGTAGAGAGTAA